The following coding sequences lie in one Deltaproteobacteria bacterium HGW-Deltaproteobacteria-6 genomic window:
- a CDS encoding DNA-binding response regulator yields MNKILIVDDELNMRLVLAAMLKKEGYEVASAADGAEALQILKSGPIAAVVTDLKMPRVGGMELLDRVSLEYPEVPVIMITAHGTVATAVEALKKGALDYITKPFELEELKNIVSKAVKTHNLKENELYLPPDEIERAGIIGASQTTLDLFDAIRRVAPTTTTILINGETGTGKELVAEAIHRNSPRKNNPLIKINCAAIAETLMESELFGYEKGAFTGAAVTKPGKFELAHKGTLFLDEVGEIPRDMQVKLLRVLQEQEFERVGGLKTIKVDVRFIAATNRNLLQIVKDGSFREDLYYRLNVFPINVPPLRERTEDIIALVDFFVDKFNKKLDLAISGMDNAVKEMLLRYRWPGNIRELENLIERMMLLAKSPMITTDEVPPEFKTSLEQDVAAGVDGDKKPFKDFVRTHMEDVEKQMIIKCLEESGGNVTKAAKLLGLSRKGLQLKMIKYSLRK; encoded by the coding sequence ATGAATAAAATATTAATCGTCGATGATGAATTAAATATGCGCCTGGTTCTGGCCGCCATGCTGAAAAAAGAAGGCTACGAAGTCGCTTCCGCGGCCGACGGCGCAGAGGCGCTGCAAATTTTAAAATCCGGACCGATTGCCGCCGTGGTCACGGATTTGAAGATGCCGCGCGTCGGCGGCATGGAACTCCTGGACCGCGTCAGCTTGGAATACCCGGAAGTCCCCGTCATTATGATCACCGCTCACGGTACTGTGGCAACGGCCGTCGAAGCCCTGAAAAAAGGCGCCCTGGACTACATCACCAAGCCGTTCGAACTCGAAGAACTGAAAAATATCGTCTCCAAGGCCGTCAAAACACATAATCTGAAAGAAAATGAACTCTATCTGCCGCCGGATGAAATCGAACGCGCCGGCATCATCGGGGCAAGCCAGACGACCCTCGACCTGTTTGATGCCATCAGGAGGGTGGCGCCTACGACCACCACCATTCTGATCAACGGAGAAACCGGCACAGGCAAGGAACTGGTTGCCGAGGCCATTCACCGGAATTCTCCCAGGAAGAACAATCCGCTGATCAAAATCAATTGTGCGGCCATTGCCGAGACCCTGATGGAAAGTGAACTTTTCGGTTATGAAAAAGGAGCTTTTACGGGAGCAGCCGTTACCAAGCCCGGCAAGTTTGAACTGGCGCATAAGGGCACCTTATTTCTCGATGAGGTGGGTGAAATCCCCCGGGATATGCAGGTCAAGCTGCTGCGCGTTCTGCAGGAGCAGGAATTTGAAAGAGTCGGCGGCCTCAAGACCATCAAAGTGGATGTCCGTTTTATCGCCGCCACCAATCGAAACCTGCTGCAAATCGTAAAAGACGGAAGTTTCCGCGAAGACTTGTACTACCGCCTCAATGTTTTTCCCATCAACGTCCCTCCTTTGAGGGAAAGAACGGAAGACATCATTGCGCTCGTGGATTTTTTTGTAGATAAATTCAATAAAAAACTCGATCTCGCCATCAGCGGGATGGACAATGCCGTAAAAGAAATGCTTTTGCGCTATCGCTGGCCCGGCAATATCCGGGAACTGGAAAACCTGATTGAAAGAATGATGCTGCTGGCCAAAAGTCCGATGATCACCACTGACGAAGTTCCACCGGAATTCAAGACCAGTCTGGAGCAGGATGTCGCAGCCGGCGTGGATGGCGATAAAAAGCCCTTTAAAGACTTCGTCCGCACGCACATGGAAGATGTGGAAAAGCAGATGATCATCAAATGTCTTGAAGAATCCGGGGGCAATGTCACCAAGGCCGCCAAGCTGCTGGGCTTGAGCCGCAAGGGTTTACAGCTCAAGATGATTAAATACAGTCTGCGCAAATAA
- a CDS encoding B12-binding domain-containing radical SAM protein yields the protein MSGAVLKKIKLKLVSIHIKDSPRTVPLAAASLKAQLDSVDAVSRRLDVSIHEYTIDHSAGFISDDLCRSIPEMIGFSTYLWNRRLVIEICRIIKKKFPDTVLFAGGAEATALPLTLLDSAPLDFVIKGEGEIVLAEVMNKLLNADPLDGMPGVFLKGARLHPVKDQQPVMDLNVLPSPFLTGAIDPGRYRADLWWELSRGCPFKCGFCFESRGVAGVRQIALERIQKELELFEEKKVTQIFVLDPTFNCDIKRAKKILRMIYKTAPLIHFTFELRTEFIDREIAGLFAGLHCSLQVGLQSAHPEVLAHVNRTINPAKFAKKISLLNQAGAIFGLDLIYGLPGDTPDGFKESLNYALGLQPNHLDIFPLAVLPGTALYDQAESFSLNCLADAPYTLISSPGFSEADMARAERLKNACEIFYNRGGAAGWMFMALETLGMTPADFLSDFAAYLSSGEQPSALTREEITVLQSSFVKKQFIRHNKKKLFPVMADIITIHGALDRSLYAGALAAAGKSGFDDETVFGLSPGTISLSLKYDFNELMTVGELTFEEFLDAYQTRKTYLVIYNCGGAVKTVIIDRTLSRLLSSLTGVETLRQVLDKENIKSRKRIDEFLEFAVEEQILYAI from the coding sequence ATGTCAGGGGCTGTTTTGAAAAAAATAAAACTTAAACTTGTATCCATCCATATTAAGGATTCACCCCGGACTGTCCCTCTGGCCGCGGCGTCGCTGAAAGCGCAGCTCGATTCGGTTGACGCCGTCAGCCGGCGGCTTGATGTATCCATCCATGAATACACGATCGATCATTCCGCCGGTTTTATATCGGATGACCTGTGCCGGAGCATTCCGGAGATGATCGGTTTCTCCACGTACCTGTGGAACAGGCGCCTGGTCATTGAAATCTGCCGCATCATCAAAAAGAAATTCCCGGATACGGTGCTCTTTGCCGGAGGCGCGGAGGCAACGGCACTTCCTTTAACATTGCTGGATAGCGCGCCCCTGGACTTTGTCATTAAAGGTGAAGGTGAGATCGTTCTTGCGGAAGTCATGAACAAGCTGTTGAACGCTGATCCGCTCGACGGCATGCCCGGTGTCTTTCTGAAAGGCGCCAGGCTTCATCCGGTGAAAGATCAGCAGCCCGTCATGGATTTAAACGTCCTGCCCTCGCCTTTTCTGACCGGCGCCATTGACCCCGGCAGGTACCGGGCCGACCTTTGGTGGGAACTTTCCCGAGGCTGTCCTTTTAAATGCGGTTTCTGTTTCGAATCACGGGGAGTAGCCGGTGTCAGGCAAATCGCGCTGGAACGCATCCAAAAGGAACTGGAGCTTTTCGAAGAAAAAAAAGTAACGCAGATCTTTGTGCTGGACCCGACTTTTAACTGTGACATCAAGCGCGCCAAAAAAATTCTGCGCATGATTTATAAAACGGCTCCGCTGATTCATTTTACTTTTGAATTAAGAACGGAGTTTATCGACCGTGAAATCGCCGGGCTCTTTGCCGGGCTTCACTGCAGCCTTCAGGTTGGATTGCAGAGCGCTCATCCCGAAGTGCTGGCTCATGTCAACCGAACCATTAATCCTGCAAAATTCGCAAAAAAAATATCGCTGTTGAATCAGGCAGGCGCCATTTTCGGGCTTGACCTGATCTACGGGCTTCCGGGCGATACACCGGATGGGTTCAAAGAAAGCCTTAATTATGCCCTGGGTCTGCAGCCGAATCATCTCGATATTTTCCCGCTGGCTGTTTTACCGGGGACCGCCCTTTATGATCAGGCGGAATCCTTTTCCCTGAACTGTCTTGCGGATGCGCCTTACACGCTGATCTCCTCGCCCGGTTTTTCAGAAGCGGACATGGCCCGGGCCGAACGGCTGAAAAATGCCTGTGAAATTTTTTACAACCGCGGCGGCGCCGCGGGCTGGATGTTCATGGCTCTGGAGACCCTTGGCATGACGCCTGCCGATTTTCTTTCTGATTTTGCCGCGTATTTATCATCAGGCGAACAACCGTCCGCGCTCACCAGAGAAGAAATTACGGTTCTGCAATCCTCTTTTGTAAAGAAGCAGTTCATCAGGCACAACAAGAAAAAACTCTTCCCGGTCATGGCGGATATCATCACTATTCACGGCGCGCTGGACCGTTCGCTTTATGCGGGAGCGCTTGCTGCGGCGGGAAAAAGCGGGTTTGATGATGAAACCGTGTTTGGTTTGTCACCCGGAACGATCTCCCTTTCATTAAAATATGATTTCAATGAACTCATGACCGTTGGCGAACTGACGTTTGAAGAGTTCCTTGATGCGTATCAGACGCGGAAAACATACCTGGTTATTTATAATTGCGGCGGCGCTGTTAAAACAGTGATTATCGACCGCACATTAAGCAGGCTGCTTTCCTCCTTGACGGGTGTTGAAACCCTCCGGCAGGTCTTGGATAAGGAAAATATAAAATCCCGGAAGCGGATTGATGAATTTCTGGAGTTTGCGGTTGAAGAACAGATCCTTTACGCCATCTGA
- a CDS encoding Patatin has protein sequence MSIIFPRLYQALYPVFFGCLFLFVSCAAAPPVQPPAKPAKIAVVLGAGASKGFAHIGVLKVLEAQRVPIHMIVGTSAGSLVGSLYASGKSAFELQGIAMKMERDNVLDYDWKVWKGGLIKGEKLENFINANVRNTPIEKLKIPYFAVATNANTGEEMVFGRGNTGVAVHASCSVPGVFQPVRIGNNTYVDGGLVSAVAVDVARRYGADVVIAVDISGGLDKNTPIGMMDTMGKSVNIMYMRNINAQLKNADVVIRPNVKDIGSTEMEKFNQAIFEGEKEATLAMPAILQILARLRQEGRLPQ, from the coding sequence ATGTCGATTATTTTTCCCCGTTTATATCAGGCACTGTACCCGGTCTTTTTCGGCTGTCTGTTTCTGTTTGTTTCCTGCGCGGCAGCCCCACCTGTCCAGCCGCCGGCCAAACCCGCTAAAATTGCCGTCGTGCTGGGCGCGGGCGCGTCCAAGGGGTTTGCGCACATCGGCGTCTTGAAGGTGCTGGAAGCCCAGAGAGTTCCCATCCACATGATAGTGGGAACGAGCGCCGGCAGCCTGGTGGGGAGTCTCTATGCATCGGGAAAAAGTGCTTTTGAATTGCAGGGTATTGCCATGAAAATGGAGCGGGACAATGTTCTCGACTACGACTGGAAGGTCTGGAAAGGTGGACTCATCAAGGGCGAGAAGCTTGAAAACTTCATTAATGCTAATGTGCGCAATACCCCCATTGAAAAATTGAAGATCCCTTACTTTGCCGTGGCAACCAACGCCAACACCGGCGAGGAAATGGTTTTTGGCAGGGGGAACACCGGCGTTGCCGTGCATGCCAGTTGCAGCGTACCGGGAGTGTTCCAGCCGGTCAGGATCGGGAACAATACCTATGTCGATGGCGGATTGGTCAGCGCGGTGGCCGTCGATGTGGCGCGCCGCTATGGGGCGGATGTAGTTATTGCCGTGGATATCTCCGGCGGTCTGGACAAAAATACCCCGATCGGGATGATGGACACCATGGGAAAATCAGTCAACATCATGTACATGCGAAACATCAATGCCCAGCTTAAAAACGCCGATGTTGTCATCAGGCCGAATGTAAAGGATATTGGTTCGACGGAAATGGAAAAGTTCAACCAGGCGATTTTCGAAGGTGAAAAGGAGGCCACACTGGCCATGCCGGCCATTTTGCAAATCCTCGCCAGGCTAAGGCAGGAAGGCCGGCTTCCCCAGTAA
- a CDS encoding deoxyhypusine synthase (transforms a conserved lysine residue of initiation factor 5A into deoxyhypusine): MKKKDLLKKTVEHIDIKAINAVEIIEAMKKMSFSARDLAAAAEIYDRMLKEKKCAVILTLAGSTSAAGCMQVYVDLVKNNMVDAIVATGASIVDMDFFEALGFKHYQGTPFVDDKLLRSLYIDRIYDTYISEDDLQHCDKTIKKIADTLEARPYSSREFIAEMGKYLVTNSKKKNSLVQAAYENNVPIFCPAFSDSSAGFGLVLHQVERPESHMSIDSVKDFLELTNVKIKAGTTGLLMIGGGVPKNFAQDTVVCAEIMGHDVPMHKYAIQITVADVRDGACSSSTLKEANSWGKVDSSCEQMVYAEATTVLPLLASYAYHKGSWKGRKKWELSKMFDGDQKTVQKKTKK; the protein is encoded by the coding sequence ATGAAGAAAAAAGATTTATTGAAAAAAACAGTCGAGCATATCGACATTAAGGCCATCAACGCTGTGGAAATCATTGAAGCCATGAAGAAAATGTCCTTTTCCGCACGCGATCTGGCGGCTGCTGCCGAAATTTACGACCGGATGCTCAAAGAAAAAAAATGCGCGGTCATTCTGACCCTGGCCGGGTCCACCAGCGCCGCCGGGTGCATGCAGGTGTATGTCGATCTGGTGAAAAACAATATGGTGGATGCGATTGTCGCGACCGGTGCATCGATTGTTGATATGGACTTTTTTGAAGCGCTGGGTTTCAAGCATTATCAGGGCACGCCGTTTGTTGACGACAAATTATTGCGCAGTCTTTACATTGACCGTATTTACGACACGTACATCAGCGAAGACGATTTGCAGCATTGTGACAAAACCATCAAAAAGATTGCGGACACGCTGGAGGCGCGTCCTTATTCGTCACGGGAATTCATTGCCGAAATGGGCAAGTATCTGGTCACAAATTCCAAAAAGAAAAATTCTCTGGTGCAGGCGGCCTACGAAAACAATGTGCCGATTTTCTGCCCCGCCTTTTCAGACAGCTCCGCAGGCTTCGGTCTGGTCCTGCATCAGGTGGAGCGTCCCGAGAGCCACATGTCCATTGATTCCGTCAAGGATTTTCTGGAATTGACCAACGTGAAGATCAAAGCGGGCACCACCGGACTTTTGATGATCGGCGGCGGCGTGCCGAAAAATTTTGCACAGGATACCGTTGTTTGCGCCGAGATTATGGGCCACGACGTGCCGATGCATAAATACGCGATACAGATCACCGTGGCGGACGTGCGTGACGGCGCCTGCTCCAGTTCGACGCTCAAAGAGGCGAATTCCTGGGGCAAGGTGGATTCCAGCTGCGAACAGATGGTGTACGCCGAAGCCACAACAGTCCTGCCGCTTCTGGCAAGCTACGCCTACCATAAGGGAAGCTGGAAGGGACGCAAAAAGTGGGAATTATCCAAAATGTTTGACGGGGATCAAAAAACCGTCCAGAAGAAAACCAAAAAATAG
- the rho gene encoding transcription termination factor Rho: MNIEDIKRLPISELNNLAKEIEVPGASGMRRQDLIFAILQTQAEQNGVISGSGVLEILPDGFGFLRAVDYNYLPSPDDIYISPSQIRRFNLRTGDTIAGEVRPPKEGEKYFALLKVDEVNFESPESARDKILFDNLTPLYPQEKLNLEFDPENFSTRVLDLFVPIGKGQRGLIVSPPRAGKTVLLQDIAHSITANHKEVVLMVLLIDERPEEVTDMQRSVKGEVISSTFDEPASRHVQVAEMVIEKAKRLVEHKKDVVILLDSITRLARAYNTVVPPSGKVLSGGVDSNALHKPKRFFGAARNIENGGSLTIISTALIDTGSRMDEVIFEEFKGTGNMELHLDRRIADRRIFPAFDLIRSGTRKEELLIPKANLNRVWILRRLLQEMNPVDAMEFIIGKIRKTETNKDFLESMNS, from the coding sequence ATGAACATCGAAGACATTAAGAGGCTGCCCATCAGCGAACTCAACAATTTGGCCAAAGAAATTGAAGTACCAGGGGCCAGCGGCATGCGCCGCCAGGATCTGATCTTCGCCATTTTGCAAACCCAGGCGGAGCAAAACGGTGTGATCTCCGGGTCCGGCGTTCTGGAAATCCTGCCGGACGGTTTCGGCTTCCTGCGTGCGGTCGATTATAACTATCTGCCCAGCCCCGATGATATCTACATTTCGCCGTCACAGATCCGCCGCTTTAATTTAAGAACCGGCGATACCATCGCAGGCGAAGTCCGCCCTCCGAAAGAAGGTGAAAAATATTTCGCCCTCTTAAAAGTTGATGAAGTCAACTTTGAAAGCCCCGAGTCGGCCCGTGACAAAATCCTCTTTGACAACCTGACCCCCCTTTATCCCCAGGAAAAACTGAATCTGGAATTTGATCCCGAGAATTTCTCAACCCGGGTTCTGGATTTATTCGTCCCGATCGGCAAAGGACAGCGCGGCCTGATCGTTTCACCGCCGCGCGCCGGTAAAACCGTTTTATTGCAGGATATCGCCCACAGCATCACCGCCAATCACAAAGAAGTTGTTTTAATGGTGCTCCTGATCGACGAACGCCCCGAAGAAGTAACCGACATGCAGCGCAGCGTCAAGGGCGAGGTCATCTCATCAACCTTTGACGAACCGGCTTCACGCCACGTCCAAGTTGCCGAAATGGTTATTGAAAAGGCAAAGCGCCTGGTTGAACATAAAAAAGACGTCGTTATTTTGCTCGACTCGATCACCCGTCTGGCGCGCGCTTACAACACGGTCGTACCCCCATCCGGCAAGGTCCTTTCCGGCGGCGTGGATTCCAATGCTCTGCATAAACCCAAACGCTTCTTCGGCGCGGCCCGTAATATTGAAAACGGCGGAAGCTTAACGATTATCTCCACGGCTCTGATCGACACCGGCAGCCGCATGGACGAAGTTATTTTTGAGGAATTCAAAGGCACCGGCAACATGGAACTGCATCTGGATCGCCGGATCGCCGACCGCCGCATCTTCCCCGCGTTCGATCTGATCCGTTCAGGCACACGCAAGGAAGAACTGCTGATCCCCAAAGCCAATCTCAACCGCGTCTGGATTTTACGCCGGTTGCTGCAGGAAATGAATCCGGTCGATGCAATGGAATTCATCATCGGCAAGATCAGAAAGACGGAAACCAACAAAGATTTCCTGGAATCCATGAATTCGTAG
- a CDS encoding peptide chain release factor 1: protein MDILLNKLRDIELRYQELEGLLSDAQVASKQGLYQKYAKEHSDLTALVEIIRQYEKIKLRLAENQELLAESDEELRAMAKEEIPLLQQELSDLEGKITVLLLPKDPNDDKNVFLEIRAGTGGDEAGLFVGDLFRMYARYAEAQGWRVEVVSSSPAGGMGGFKEIIAQIEGRGAYSRLKYESGTHRVQRVPVTEAQGRIHTSAVTVAIMPEAEDVELTIDQNDLRIDVYRSTGHGGQSVNTTDSAVRITHLPTGLVVTCQDEKSQLKNKIKAMKVLRSRLLDAMVQKQNAEQAQARKSQVGSGDRSERIRTYNFPQGRITDHRINMTRYDLDNFINGNIGAMIDALASHYQAELLNRQGQ from the coding sequence ATGGATATTTTGCTCAATAAACTTCGCGATATCGAACTCCGTTACCAGGAACTGGAAGGGCTGCTGTCCGATGCCCAGGTGGCTTCCAAACAGGGTCTGTATCAGAAATACGCCAAAGAGCATTCGGACTTGACTGCACTTGTGGAGATCATCCGCCAGTACGAAAAAATCAAGCTGCGTCTGGCTGAAAATCAGGAACTCCTTGCGGAAAGCGATGAAGAATTGAGGGCGATGGCCAAGGAAGAAATTCCGCTCCTGCAGCAGGAGCTGTCTGATCTGGAAGGGAAAATAACGGTTTTACTCCTGCCCAAAGATCCCAATGACGACAAAAATGTCTTTCTGGAAATCCGCGCGGGCACCGGCGGAGATGAAGCAGGCCTTTTTGTCGGCGATTTATTCCGCATGTACGCGCGCTATGCCGAAGCGCAGGGCTGGCGCGTGGAAGTGGTCAGTTCATCGCCGGCGGGCGGCATGGGCGGCTTCAAGGAAATCATCGCCCAGATCGAAGGCCGCGGCGCATACAGCCGTCTCAAATATGAAAGCGGCACGCATCGTGTGCAGCGGGTTCCCGTTACCGAAGCGCAGGGAAGGATTCATACATCGGCGGTTACCGTCGCCATCATGCCGGAAGCGGAAGATGTGGAATTGACCATCGACCAGAACGATCTGCGCATTGATGTTTACCGGTCCACCGGCCACGGCGGCCAGAGCGTTAATACGACGGATTCCGCCGTACGCATCACGCATTTGCCGACCGGACTGGTCGTCACCTGCCAGGACGAAAAATCCCAGCTCAAAAACAAGATCAAGGCCATGAAGGTCTTGAGATCAAGACTTCTGGACGCGATGGTGCAAAAGCAAAATGCCGAGCAGGCCCAGGCACGCAAAAGCCAGGTGGGCTCGGGCGACCGCTCCGAGCGCATCCGCACCTACAATTTTCCGCAGGGCCGCATCACCGATCACCGCATCAATATGACCCGCTATGACCTGGACAACTTCATCAACGGCAACATCGGCGCCATGATCGACGCGCTCGCCTCACATTATCAGGCTGAACTGCTCAACCGCCAGGGACAATAA
- a CDS encoding ATP-dependent helicase — MSDENPNEGMDTPAADGLRDICLEELTDDLKAACERAGWTALAPVQAKSIPYLLSGRDVMIQSRTGSGKTGGYLLPIMKKIDLRKNVAQALVLVPTRELALQVSQEAEMLFQGTELRTAVVYGGVGYNAQLEAFRGGAQLVVGTPGRILDHLLKNTLSLDHLKMLVFDEADRMLSMGFYPDMVKIRKYIPVGRITSSMFSATFPPQVIRLAGQFLHDPQLLSLSGNEVHIAESEHIYYIVPGMRKERSLVRIIEIENPASAIIFCNTKDTVHYLSVVLKRFGYDADELSSDLAQSAREKVMARVRRGALRFLVATDVAARGIDIPDLSHVFQYEPPEDPEAYIHRAGRTGRMGSSGVVISVVAEMEKFKMQSIARFYNIHMEERQLPGDEELERVVAERITALLEGRLRGRDNIQIERMQRFAPLARNLAQAEDELPIITMLLDDYYQQTLHAPPVQLPADIVEEGSQFKPKPTPGPGPRPKPQNGRPRPRNRKPRTA, encoded by the coding sequence ATGAGCGATGAAAATCCCAATGAAGGGATGGATACTCCTGCGGCCGACGGCCTTCGCGATATCTGTCTGGAAGAACTGACTGACGATCTGAAGGCGGCGTGTGAGCGCGCGGGCTGGACGGCTCTGGCGCCCGTGCAGGCCAAATCCATTCCTTATCTATTGTCCGGCCGCGATGTGATGATTCAGTCGCGAACCGGCAGCGGCAAAACCGGCGGTTATCTGCTGCCGATCATGAAGAAAATCGATTTACGAAAAAATGTTGCGCAGGCGCTGGTTTTAGTTCCCACCCGTGAACTGGCCCTGCAGGTGTCCCAGGAAGCCGAGATGCTCTTTCAGGGGACCGAGCTCAGGACGGCCGTTGTTTACGGCGGCGTCGGCTACAACGCACAACTGGAAGCTTTCCGGGGCGGCGCTCAACTGGTAGTCGGTACGCCGGGACGCATTCTGGATCATCTGCTGAAAAACACGCTTTCGCTGGATCATCTGAAAATGCTTGTTTTTGACGAGGCGGACCGGATGCTGTCGATGGGATTTTACCCCGATATGGTCAAAATCCGTAAGTATATCCCGGTAGGCAGGATTACGAGCAGCATGTTTTCCGCCACCTTCCCGCCGCAGGTCATTCGTCTGGCCGGTCAATTCTTACACGATCCCCAGTTGCTGAGTTTAAGCGGCAATGAGGTGCATATCGCTGAAAGCGAACATATTTACTACATTGTGCCGGGCATGCGCAAGGAGCGTTCACTGGTCCGCATTATCGAGATTGAAAATCCCGCTTCGGCCATTATTTTCTGCAACACCAAGGACACGGTGCACTACCTTTCCGTCGTCCTGAAACGATTCGGGTATGACGCCGATGAACTGAGTTCCGATCTGGCCCAGAGCGCAAGAGAAAAGGTGATGGCGCGGGTACGCCGCGGCGCACTGCGCTTTCTGGTCGCCACCGACGTGGCGGCGCGCGGCATTGATATCCCCGACCTTTCGCATGTATTTCAGTATGAGCCGCCGGAAGATCCGGAAGCCTATATTCACCGCGCCGGACGCACCGGAAGGATGGGATCCAGCGGCGTCGTCATTTCCGTGGTGGCGGAAATGGAAAAGTTCAAGATGCAGAGTATTGCGCGTTTTTACAATATCCACATGGAGGAACGTCAGCTTCCCGGCGATGAAGAACTCGAAAGAGTGGTAGCGGAACGCATTACGGCGCTTCTGGAAGGACGTCTGCGCGGCCGTGATAATATTCAGATTGAACGCATGCAGCGTTTTGCGCCGCTGGCCCGCAATCTGGCGCAGGCCGAAGATGAACTGCCGATTATTACCATGCTGCTCGACGATTATTATCAACAGACTCTCCACGCGCCGCCGGTCCAGCTCCCGGCCGACATTGTGGAAGAGGGAAGCCAGTTCAAACCAAAACCAACACCGGGTCCGGGCCCCAGGCCCAAACCCCAAAATGGAAGACCGCGGCCAAGGAACAGAAAACCAAGGACAGCATAG
- a CDS encoding HXXEE domain-containing protein, with amino-acid sequence MFELLFLLSFTLHNLEEAFWLPDWSKYAKKFHPAVEKTEFHFAVLMITIIGYLITFAYLVMGETSEIVKYIYLGFVLMMSLNAIFPHLIASIVLRRYAPGTMTGCLLNLPIGLYIVFIKNQEHITNIKLLFSFILTTVIIVSLLKPLFFIGKKIMKE; translated from the coding sequence ATGTTTGAATTGCTATTTTTATTGTCATTTACTCTGCATAATCTTGAAGAAGCATTCTGGCTGCCGGATTGGTCAAAATATGCGAAAAAGTTTCATCCGGCAGTTGAAAAAACAGAATTTCATTTTGCCGTGCTGATGATTACGATCATTGGTTATTTGATAACTTTTGCCTATCTTGTTATGGGTGAAACATCAGAAATAGTGAAATATATCTATTTGGGATTCGTGCTCATGATGAGTTTAAATGCCATATTCCCTCATCTGATTGCATCGATCGTTCTAAGAAGGTACGCTCCCGGCACGATGACCGGATGTCTGTTAAATCTGCCCATCGGGTTGTACATCGTTTTTATAAAGAATCAAGAGCATATTACGAATATTAAATTGTTGTTTTCGTTTATCCTGACGACGGTAATTATTGTCTCCCTGTTAAAACCATTATTTTTCATTGGCAAAAAAATAATGAAAGAATAA
- a CDS encoding flavodoxin family protein, protein MKVIAINGSPRKKGNTAMLIDTVFAELQKEGIETEQIQLGGKKIHGCTACLKCFENQNKRCVIDNDILNVIVTKMVEADGIIIGSPTYFANVTSEVKALIDRAGMVAIANDYMLKRKVGTAVVAVRRAGATAAFDAINKLYFINQLIVPGSVYWNLGMGLEEKDVKNDEEGLDTMKILGENMAWLLKKISA, encoded by the coding sequence ATGAAAGTCATTGCAATCAATGGAAGCCCGCGAAAAAAGGGGAACACCGCCATGCTCATCGATACGGTCTTTGCAGAACTGCAAAAGGAAGGAATTGAGACGGAGCAGATTCAGCTTGGCGGCAAAAAGATTCATGGCTGCACGGCATGCCTGAAGTGTTTTGAAAATCAGAATAAACGCTGCGTAATTGACAATGACATCCTGAATGTGATTGTGACCAAAATGGTTGAGGCGGACGGCATCATTATCGGCTCCCCCACCTACTTTGCCAATGTCACCTCGGAGGTCAAAGCGCTGATCGACCGCGCCGGTATGGTCGCTATTGCCAACGACTATATGCTGAAACGAAAAGTCGGCACGGCTGTTGTCGCAGTGCGCAGAGCCGGAGCAACCGCTGCGTTCGATGCCATCAACAAGCTCTATTTTATCAACCAGCTTATTGTGCCGGGTTCGGTCTATTGGAATCTGGGGATGGGATTGGAAGAAAAAGATGTAAAAAATGATGAAGAGGGCCTGGACACCATGAAAATTCTGGGCGAAAACATGGCCTGGTTATTGAAAAAAATAAGTGCATAA
- a CDS encoding 50S ribosomal protein L31, translating into MKEGIHPDYKETTITCVCGNVIETRSTKKDLKIDICSNCHPYITGKQKILDTAGRVEKFKKKYAPKAETAPAAKKTTKKA; encoded by the coding sequence ATGAAAGAAGGTATCCATCCGGACTATAAAGAAACGACCATCACTTGTGTTTGCGGCAATGTGATTGAAACACGATCCACTAAAAAGGACCTCAAAATAGACATTTGCTCCAATTGTCATCCTTACATAACCGGCAAGCAAAAGATTCTCGATACGGCGGGACGTGTGGAAAAGTTCAAGAAGAAATACGCGCCCAAGGCGGAAACCGCTCCGGCCGCAAAGAAAACTACAAAAAAAGCTTAG